A window of Chitinophaga sp. MM2321 contains these coding sequences:
- a CDS encoding LysE family transporter → MIAAIVAGLGLGLVLSLSVGPVIFAIIKYSINNGFKAGISFALGVSLSDIMFVTIGNLSTAFISGLEGYNRTIGIVGGILLIGMGLYGLLFKKVKISTGEEKPEMFGTHDYLKIWLAGFLMNTLNPGVVIFWLPVCIGYSATSLSHRVVMYGVCLSMVLSTDILKVFVSDKIRHKLTLTNVEWLNRIAGVSMIIFGVVLLYKVLFDVTLAH, encoded by the coding sequence ATGATAGCAGCAATTGTAGCGGGATTAGGACTGGGATTAGTTCTGTCGTTATCGGTAGGCCCGGTAATATTCGCCATTATAAAATACAGCATCAATAACGGCTTTAAGGCAGGCATTAGTTTCGCGCTGGGTGTGTCTTTGAGCGATATCATGTTTGTAACCATCGGTAATCTGTCCACCGCTTTTATAAGTGGTTTGGAGGGATATAACCGTACTATCGGCATTGTTGGCGGCATATTATTGATAGGCATGGGGTTGTACGGGCTTTTATTCAAAAAAGTAAAGATCAGTACAGGAGAAGAGAAGCCGGAGATGTTTGGTACACACGATTATCTCAAAATATGGCTGGCAGGCTTTTTAATGAACACGCTGAATCCCGGGGTGGTTATTTTCTGGCTGCCGGTATGTATTGGCTATAGTGCTACCTCTCTTAGTCACCGGGTGGTGATGTATGGGGTTTGTTTGAGTATGGTTTTATCCACCGATATTCTAAAAGTATTTGTATCAGACAAGATCCGGCATAAACTGACGCTCACTAATGTGGAATGGCTGAACCGTATTGCCGGTGTGAGCATGATCATATTCGGGGTGGTGCTGTTGTATAAGGTACTGTTTGATGTAACATTAGCTCATTAA
- a CDS encoding 2-oxoacid:ferredoxin oxidoreductase subunit beta, which yields MSTATIAPQPLTAKDFSTDQEVRWCPGCGDYSILKQVQTIMPTLGVPRENIVIVSGIGCSSRFPYYMNTYGMHSIHGRATAIASGLKATRPELSVWIVTGDGDGLSIGGNHTIHLLRRNFDVNIMLFNNQIYGLTKGQYSPTSEQNKVTKSTPFGSIDHPFNPMALALGADATFIARSMDRDPKHLQEMLKRSHAHKGASFLEIYQNCNIFNDGAFEIFTEKSSKGDETVFVEQGQPLIFGAQKNKGIRLDGLKPVVVELGGEYSASDLWIHDENDFYKAQLLTRMFDDSRIEGHLPRPFGVFYQAHRHTYEEVMSAQLADALDRKGPGDLDKLFAGSETWTIK from the coding sequence ATGTCAACAGCAACTATAGCTCCGCAGCCCTTAACAGCAAAAGACTTTTCAACGGACCAGGAAGTACGCTGGTGCCCTGGATGCGGCGACTACTCTATACTTAAACAGGTACAAACCATTATGCCTACGCTGGGTGTTCCCCGCGAAAATATTGTGATCGTTTCCGGTATCGGCTGTTCATCGCGGTTCCCGTATTATATGAACACTTATGGCATGCACTCTATCCACGGCCGTGCTACGGCTATTGCTTCGGGCCTTAAAGCAACGCGGCCGGAACTCAGTGTATGGATTGTAACCGGAGATGGAGATGGATTGTCGATTGGTGGTAACCATACCATTCACCTGCTCCGCCGTAACTTTGATGTGAACATCATGTTGTTCAACAACCAGATCTACGGTTTAACCAAAGGTCAGTACTCTCCAACTTCAGAGCAGAACAAGGTGACCAAATCTACCCCATTCGGCAGTATTGATCATCCGTTTAACCCGATGGCCCTGGCCCTGGGTGCAGACGCCACCTTCATTGCCCGTAGTATGGACCGCGACCCCAAACACCTGCAGGAAATGCTGAAACGCAGCCATGCACATAAAGGCGCCTCTTTCCTGGAAATATACCAGAATTGTAACATCTTCAATGATGGCGCTTTTGAAATATTTACAGAAAAATCAAGCAAAGGAGATGAAACCGTGTTTGTAGAGCAAGGACAACCCCTGATCTTCGGCGCCCAGAAAAATAAAGGTATCCGTCTCGATGGACTGAAACCAGTGGTAGTAGAACTTGGTGGCGAATACAGCGCCAGCGACCTGTGGATTCATGATGAAAATGATTTCTACAAAGCACAGCTGCTGACCCGCATGTTCGACGATTCCCGCATAGAAGGCCATTTACCACGTCCTTTCGGTGTATTCTACCAGGCTCACCGCCATACTTACGAAGAGGTGATGTCCGCACAGTTGGCAGACGCCCTTGACAGAAAAGGCCCCGGCGACCTGGATAAATTGTTTGCAGGAAGTGAAACGTGGACTATCAAATAA
- a CDS encoding transferrin receptor-like dimerization domain-containing protein, protein MTTTYFPFLPALLLCTTIAAHAQDKKLLGYTDSAATQHLQLEARFDKKLSSRHIGETIKSLSAQPHHISSARGKAVAEDILQRFKSYGWEAEIVTYQVLFPIPKERVLELTSPTTYKAVLKEPALKEDATSGQDGQLPTYNCFSADGDINGELVFVNYGLPEDYKYLERAGVSVKGKIVIAKYGRSWRGTKPKVAQEHGAIGCIIYSDPWDDGYFSGDVYPEGSFKNEYGVQRGSVMDMVIYPGDPLTPNIGATASAQRLDRATAPNLLKIPVLPISYHDAEPLLRALDGPVAPGDWHGGLPFTYHIGPGKAKVHLKLAFDWQIRPCYDVIAKLKGSEQPDQWVIRGNHHDAWVNGAADPVSGLASLLEEAKAIGELAKEGYRPRRTLVYCAWDGEEPGLLGSTEWVEDHAAELQEKAVVYINSDNNGRGFLNASGSHALETLVNEVGRDITDPQTQVSILARKQAADILKATTPKLKKEKLDKQGIAINAMGSGSDYSSFLQHLGVPSLDYSFGGEDAGGEYHSIYDSYDNYIRFKDPGFNYGVALSQTAGHTVLRIADAVTLPFDFRKLYETVNGYVNELITLTTDLREATTIENQLIRENKYGLAADTAKHLLPPVPETAVPYLDFSPLQNAMIALDTVTRSISPEKITGNKQSLNKILYQAEQQLLNDKGLPARAWYKHTLYAPGFYTGYGVKTIPGVREAIEQRRWTEAQEQISIAAAAINRLASHLHP, encoded by the coding sequence ATGACAACAACTTACTTTCCTTTTTTGCCAGCACTATTACTATGCACCACTATAGCCGCTCACGCACAGGACAAAAAACTACTGGGATATACAGACAGTGCAGCCACCCAACACCTGCAACTGGAAGCCCGTTTCGACAAGAAACTGAGCAGCCGGCATATCGGGGAAACCATTAAAAGCCTCTCCGCCCAACCCCATCATATTAGCTCCGCCCGCGGAAAAGCCGTAGCAGAAGACATCTTACAACGCTTTAAGAGTTATGGGTGGGAGGCAGAAATCGTGACCTACCAGGTGCTGTTTCCTATACCCAAAGAAAGGGTGCTGGAACTCACCAGCCCCACTACTTACAAGGCTGTACTGAAAGAACCCGCTCTGAAAGAAGATGCTACTTCCGGGCAGGATGGGCAGTTGCCTACCTACAACTGCTTCAGTGCAGACGGTGATATAAACGGAGAACTGGTATTTGTAAACTATGGCCTCCCGGAAGATTATAAGTACCTGGAACGTGCAGGTGTAAGCGTGAAAGGTAAAATTGTTATCGCTAAATACGGCCGCTCCTGGCGCGGTACAAAACCCAAAGTGGCACAGGAACACGGTGCAATAGGCTGTATCATCTACTCTGATCCCTGGGATGACGGCTATTTCAGCGGCGACGTATATCCTGAAGGTTCTTTTAAAAATGAATATGGTGTACAACGCGGGTCTGTTATGGATATGGTGATCTATCCCGGCGATCCGCTGACCCCCAATATTGGCGCTACCGCCTCCGCGCAGCGGCTGGACAGGGCTACAGCGCCCAACCTGCTCAAAATTCCGGTATTGCCTATCAGCTACCACGATGCGGAGCCACTGCTCCGCGCACTGGATGGCCCCGTAGCACCGGGAGATTGGCACGGTGGCCTGCCGTTTACCTATCACATCGGACCGGGTAAGGCAAAAGTTCACCTGAAACTGGCCTTCGACTGGCAGATCCGTCCCTGTTATGATGTGATTGCGAAATTAAAAGGCAGTGAGCAGCCCGACCAGTGGGTGATCCGTGGTAATCACCACGATGCCTGGGTGAATGGCGCGGCAGATCCTGTAAGCGGCCTCGCCTCCCTGCTGGAAGAAGCCAAGGCAATCGGTGAGCTGGCAAAAGAAGGCTATCGCCCCCGTCGTACGCTGGTATATTGTGCGTGGGATGGGGAAGAACCCGGCTTGCTGGGCTCTACCGAATGGGTGGAAGACCATGCCGCTGAATTACAGGAAAAAGCGGTGGTATACATCAACTCAGATAATAATGGCCGCGGATTTCTCAACGCCAGCGGTTCACATGCCCTGGAAACGCTGGTGAATGAAGTAGGGCGCGATATCACCGATCCGCAAACACAGGTGAGTATCCTTGCCCGCAAACAGGCTGCCGATATATTGAAAGCAACAACGCCTAAACTAAAAAAGGAAAAGCTGGATAAACAAGGTATCGCCATTAATGCCATGGGCTCAGGTTCTGACTATTCTTCCTTCCTGCAACACCTGGGCGTGCCTTCCCTCGATTATAGTTTTGGGGGAGAAGATGCCGGCGGAGAATATCATTCCATCTATGATTCCTACGATAACTATATCCGCTTTAAAGATCCGGGATTTAACTACGGGGTGGCGTTATCGCAAACAGCAGGACATACAGTATTGCGTATAGCCGACGCCGTTACCCTGCCATTTGATTTCCGTAAACTATATGAAACCGTAAACGGATATGTGAATGAACTGATTACATTAACAACGGACCTGCGCGAAGCCACTACCATCGAAAATCAACTGATCCGGGAAAACAAATACGGACTGGCTGCGGATACCGCCAAACATCTGCTGCCACCGGTACCGGAAACCGCAGTTCCCTACCTCGATTTTTCTCCTTTGCAAAATGCTATGATCGCATTGGATACTGTTACCCGGTCTATCTCTCCCGAAAAAATAACCGGTAATAAACAATCCTTAAACAAAATACTTTACCAGGCAGAACAACAGCTCCTGAACGACAAAGGATTGCCTGCCCGCGCCTGGTACAAACATACTTTGTATGCGCCTGGCTTTTATACCGGCTACGGCGTAAAAACCATCCCCGGTGTAAGAGAAGCCATTGAACAACGCAGATGGACCGAAGCACAGGAGCAGATCAGCATCGCCGCCGCAGCTATTAACAGGCTGGCAAGCCACTTACATCCCTAA
- a CDS encoding acyl-CoA dehydrogenase family protein: MDATVENKTALKGAEFLVKESAPEEVFTPEDFSEEQLMIKEMADQFISKEVTPLIDRIDKLEEGLMPSLLEKAGEQGLLGAAFPEEYGGLGKDFVTATIINEGLGAGHSFSVAMAAHTGIGSLPILYFGTEEQKQKYIPKLATGEMKGAYALTEPESGSDALGARTSAKLTEDGKYYLLNGQKCWITNSGFADVFTVFAKIDGDKFTAFIVDKDTPGFTLGEEEHKMGIKGSSTRQIYFQDAKVPVENVLGVIGKGHLIAFNILNIGRLKLCAAALGAAKKCIATSVQYANTRVQFKQPIANFGAIKHKLAEMVIRTWTSESALFRTAQLIDDKEKELLAAGKPFNEALLGAAEEYAVECAILKVNGSEVLDFVVDEGVQIHGGNGFSDEYVISKAYRDSRINRIFEGTNEINRLLTLDMTLKRAMKGKLDLMNPAMNVMKELMSIPDFGNDDESAFSKEKKMIVNFKKAILMAAGAAAQKLMTKLENEQEILMDIADMAIETFVAESALLRLIKMTQHKGEAAASLQADIVRTYLYDAADRINKSGKDAINAFAEGDEQRMMLLGLKRFTKADPFNAKDARRRIADKLIADNKYAL; the protein is encoded by the coding sequence ATGGACGCAACAGTTGAAAATAAGACTGCGCTGAAAGGCGCGGAATTCCTGGTAAAGGAAAGTGCTCCTGAAGAAGTGTTTACGCCGGAAGACTTTTCGGAAGAGCAGCTGATGATCAAAGAAATGGCAGATCAGTTCATCAGTAAAGAGGTAACACCACTGATTGACCGGATTGACAAACTGGAGGAAGGGCTGATGCCATCGCTCCTGGAGAAAGCAGGTGAACAGGGATTGCTGGGCGCAGCCTTCCCGGAAGAATATGGTGGTTTGGGTAAAGATTTTGTAACCGCTACTATCATCAACGAAGGATTGGGCGCAGGTCACTCCTTTTCCGTAGCCATGGCTGCACATACAGGTATCGGTTCACTCCCTATCCTCTACTTCGGTACGGAAGAACAGAAACAGAAATATATTCCCAAACTGGCTACGGGCGAAATGAAAGGCGCCTATGCGCTGACAGAACCCGAATCCGGCTCTGATGCACTGGGAGCCAGAACATCCGCCAAACTAACGGAAGACGGTAAATATTACCTGCTCAACGGGCAGAAATGCTGGATCACCAACTCAGGCTTTGCGGATGTGTTCACCGTTTTTGCTAAAATAGACGGCGACAAATTCACAGCTTTTATTGTAGATAAAGATACCCCCGGATTTACACTGGGTGAAGAAGAACATAAAATGGGGATCAAAGGATCTTCTACCCGGCAGATTTATTTCCAGGACGCCAAAGTGCCCGTAGAAAATGTGCTGGGCGTGATCGGCAAAGGTCACCTCATTGCTTTTAACATCCTGAACATAGGCCGCCTGAAACTCTGTGCGGCCGCACTCGGCGCGGCCAAGAAGTGTATTGCTACTTCCGTGCAATACGCCAATACACGCGTACAATTCAAACAACCCATCGCCAATTTCGGCGCTATCAAACATAAACTGGCGGAAATGGTTATCCGCACCTGGACATCCGAATCTGCGCTGTTCCGCACCGCCCAGCTGATAGATGACAAGGAAAAAGAATTACTGGCCGCCGGCAAACCCTTCAACGAAGCCTTACTGGGCGCCGCAGAAGAATATGCCGTGGAATGCGCCATCCTGAAAGTAAACGGCTCCGAAGTGCTCGACTTTGTAGTGGATGAAGGTGTGCAGATACACGGTGGCAACGGCTTCAGTGATGAATACGTTATTTCAAAAGCCTACCGCGATTCCCGTATCAACCGCATCTTCGAAGGCACCAACGAAATTAACCGCCTGCTCACCCTCGACATGACCCTGAAACGCGCCATGAAAGGGAAACTGGACCTCATGAATCCTGCCATGAACGTGATGAAGGAACTGATGAGTATCCCCGATTTCGGCAACGATGATGAAAGTGCTTTCAGCAAGGAAAAGAAAATGATCGTGAACTTCAAAAAAGCGATCCTGATGGCAGCAGGTGCCGCCGCACAGAAACTCATGACGAAGCTTGAAAATGAACAGGAGATCTTAATGGACATCGCCGATATGGCCATCGAAACTTTTGTAGCAGAAAGTGCCCTCCTCCGGCTTATCAAGATGACCCAGCATAAAGGCGAAGCCGCAGCATCCCTGCAGGCAGATATTGTACGCACCTACCTCTATGATGCAGCAGACCGTATCAACAAATCAGGTAAAGATGCGATCAACGCATTTGCAGAAGGTGATGAACAACGTATGATGCTCCTCGGCCTGAAACGCTTTACCAAAGCAGATCCGTTCAATGCTAAAGATGCCCGCAGAAGAATAGCGGATAAACTGATAGCAGATAATAAATACGCCCTGTAA
- a CDS encoding inositol monophosphatase family protein, with protein sequence MLKTTLLKATEASGKILQQYFNGSFEVSSKSTINDLVTEADKKSEAVIIDVIRAAYPDHFILSEEVGEMKTASNVKWIIDPIDGTVNFANGIPICCVSIGVEKDGEMILGAVYNPFMNELFLAEKGKGATLNDKPIHVSVKSNLATSCLVTGFPYKWNQGPRDPMQVLDHIIREGIPVRRLGSAAIDLCWVACGRFDGFWEHELQAWDSAAGFLIVEEAGGKVSDFSGNRYSPYQKEILATNGHIHSALQDLINNGK encoded by the coding sequence ATGTTAAAAACAACTTTACTCAAAGCTACTGAAGCCAGCGGAAAAATACTGCAACAATATTTCAACGGCTCCTTTGAAGTGAGCAGTAAAAGTACCATTAACGACCTGGTGACGGAAGCAGATAAAAAATCTGAAGCCGTTATCATAGACGTTATCAGGGCTGCTTATCCCGATCACTTTATACTGAGTGAAGAAGTGGGCGAGATGAAAACAGCCTCCAATGTAAAATGGATCATTGATCCCATTGATGGCACCGTCAACTTTGCCAACGGCATCCCTATCTGTTGTGTATCCATTGGTGTGGAGAAAGATGGAGAGATGATACTGGGCGCTGTTTACAATCCGTTTATGAACGAATTGTTCCTGGCAGAAAAAGGAAAGGGCGCTACCCTGAATGATAAGCCGATCCATGTATCGGTAAAGTCAAACCTGGCTACCTCCTGCCTGGTAACTGGTTTCCCTTACAAATGGAACCAGGGCCCCAGAGACCCCATGCAGGTACTGGACCATATTATCAGGGAAGGCATTCCCGTACGCCGCCTCGGCTCTGCAGCCATAGACCTTTGCTGGGTTGCCTGCGGCCGGTTCGATGGCTTCTGGGAACACGAACTCCAGGCATGGGATTCCGCAGCCGGATTCCTCATAGTGGAAGAAGCCGGTGGTAAAGTCTCCGACTTTTCCGGCAACCGGTATTCCCCTTACCAAAAAGAAATACTGGCCACCAACGGTCATATTCATAGTGCGTTACAGGATCTTATTAACAACGGTAAATAA
- a CDS encoding N-acetylmuramoyl-L-alanine amidase, which translates to MNRSAKFLLQIFTVIVIPLWASGQASIRLSQPSREVSNVSTARQFIAGRTCAGCKITINNDTAYVYSTGTFAVKQELTPGKSTFVVTAESPNGQTYTKTLVYYYAPPPAPRVTTAFRIDFIEISPRGNLQLMPGDTLHIKMKGYPGGQASWFNNTPLKEMPASQTNGIAGYYSGSYIIQPRDSMLNGKLQVILRGQGGETAILGSTYRYSVMRNEVPLTGRTIDNMTYLTSSPDGDRLGPNKIGYLDRDVLLHITGKQGDYYKVRLSSKQTAFIPEPLVDTEIPQEALPVSIVDDAKVWGDDKADYVSVALSDKLPYTSTQVVTPGKIIVDVHGAYMEQGVNALLQGTREITGIAFQQPAHDIFRMVISLKHAPWGYQVYYENNRITVKVKRVPEKLSLANLVIGIDPGHGGGNPGAVGLTGVYEKQLTLTLSLLLKAALEREGAKVIISRTTERFVPNEDRLSLFRRANPDLLLSIHLNSSGNPVDAYGTATYYKHPFCEPLNAAIHQRLLETGLRDFGNNSDFNFILNNPTEFPDALIETLFLSNPGDEEKILNPAFQQQLISKIVLGLKDYLKNLGM; encoded by the coding sequence ATGAATCGATCAGCAAAGTTTTTACTCCAGATTTTTACGGTAATAGTTATTCCCCTTTGGGCCAGTGGTCAGGCTTCTATACGCCTTAGCCAGCCATCACGGGAGGTAAGCAATGTTTCTACTGCGCGGCAGTTCATCGCCGGCCGTACCTGCGCAGGATGCAAAATAACGATCAATAACGATACGGCTTACGTATACAGTACCGGTACCTTTGCCGTAAAGCAGGAACTGACGCCCGGCAAAAGTACGTTTGTGGTTACCGCAGAAAGTCCTAACGGCCAAACATATACGAAAACACTGGTTTATTACTATGCACCACCACCGGCACCCAGGGTTACTACTGCTTTCCGGATAGATTTTATAGAGATTTCTCCCAGGGGCAATTTACAACTCATGCCCGGCGACACCCTCCATATTAAAATGAAAGGCTATCCCGGTGGACAGGCCAGCTGGTTCAATAATACTCCGCTGAAAGAAATGCCGGCTTCACAAACCAACGGCATCGCCGGCTACTACAGCGGCAGCTATATTATTCAACCCCGCGACTCCATGCTGAATGGCAAGCTGCAGGTAATACTGCGCGGGCAGGGCGGCGAAACAGCCATCCTTGGCAGCACCTACCGCTACAGCGTAATGCGCAACGAGGTACCTCTTACCGGGCGCACCATCGACAACATGACCTACCTCACCTCCAGCCCTGATGGCGACCGCCTGGGCCCCAATAAAATAGGCTATCTTGATAGAGATGTACTGCTGCACATCACCGGCAAACAAGGCGATTATTATAAAGTACGCCTGTCATCCAAACAAACGGCCTTCATCCCCGAACCGCTGGTAGATACGGAAATACCACAGGAAGCTTTACCCGTAAGCATTGTAGACGATGCAAAAGTGTGGGGTGATGATAAAGCAGATTATGTATCCGTTGCATTGTCCGATAAACTACCCTACACCTCTACACAGGTTGTTACTCCCGGGAAAATCATTGTAGACGTACACGGCGCCTACATGGAACAAGGTGTAAACGCCCTGCTGCAAGGCACCAGGGAAATCACCGGCATAGCGTTTCAACAGCCCGCGCATGATATATTCCGGATGGTCATCTCCCTTAAACATGCGCCCTGGGGTTACCAGGTGTATTATGAAAATAACCGTATAACGGTAAAGGTTAAACGTGTACCGGAGAAATTATCGCTGGCTAATCTCGTTATCGGTATTGACCCCGGTCATGGTGGCGGCAACCCTGGTGCGGTAGGACTTACAGGCGTTTATGAAAAGCAGCTCACGCTCACACTTTCCCTGCTCCTCAAAGCCGCCCTGGAAAGAGAAGGCGCCAAAGTGATCATCTCCCGCACCACCGAACGGTTTGTGCCAAACGAAGACCGCCTGTCGCTTTTCCGGCGCGCCAATCCGGACCTGCTGTTAAGCATCCACTTAAATTCATCCGGCAATCCCGTAGATGCATATGGTACGGCCACTTACTATAAACATCCTTTCTGCGAACCATTGAATGCAGCCATACATCAACGTTTACTGGAAACAGGACTGCGCGACTTCGGCAATAACAGCGACTTCAATTTCATCCTCAATAACCCTACTGAATTTCCTGATGCACTGATAGAAACACTCTTTCTCAGCAATCCCGGCGATGAAGAAAAAATACTAAATCCCGCTTTCCAGCAACAACTTATAAGCAAGATTGTACTGGGCTTAAAGGATTATCTGAAGAATTTAGGGATGTAA
- a CDS encoding alpha/beta hydrolase — translation MSNFFLPYLKSHFHGTCNGSGEQLLICLHGFGESAAHFSPLTEGLGDQFTIIALDMPLHGKTDWQENRVFEKDDLVAVVMRVLHRYEKERFSLLGYSMGGRLALCLVEKMPTRIDHLIMLAADGLKNNPWHMFVTQTGIGNKLFKYNTFHPQLFFTLLHLWRRLGLLNQSIYKFALHRMDQPEKRELVYNVWTIMRKMMPDKKRCKQLLSGYHVLTLLVFGKYDRVIPPILGTRFADGSFPCKMIVLEKGHQLISTELGFIIKKNL, via the coding sequence ATGAGCAACTTTTTTCTGCCATATTTGAAAAGCCATTTTCACGGTACCTGTAATGGTTCGGGGGAGCAACTCCTGATCTGTTTACACGGTTTTGGTGAAAGTGCTGCTCATTTCAGCCCACTCACGGAAGGTTTGGGCGATCAGTTCACCATCATCGCACTGGATATGCCTTTGCATGGGAAGACGGACTGGCAGGAAAACCGTGTTTTTGAAAAGGACGACCTGGTAGCGGTGGTAATGCGGGTGCTGCATCGCTATGAAAAAGAGCGGTTTTCCCTGTTAGGATACAGCATGGGTGGGCGTTTGGCCCTATGCCTGGTAGAGAAAATGCCTACCCGGATAGATCATCTTATCATGTTGGCTGCGGATGGTCTGAAAAACAATCCCTGGCATATGTTTGTTACCCAAACAGGTATAGGCAATAAATTATTTAAATACAATACGTTTCATCCACAGCTGTTTTTTACCTTGCTGCATTTGTGGCGCAGGCTTGGTTTACTAAATCAGAGCATTTACAAATTTGCATTGCACAGGATGGATCAACCGGAGAAACGGGAGCTTGTTTATAACGTATGGACGATCATGCGTAAAATGATGCCGGATAAAAAAAGATGTAAGCAATTATTATCCGGTTATCACGTTTTAACACTCCTGGTTTTCGGGAAATACGACCGGGTGATTCCACCTATACTGGGAACCCGTTTTGCGGATGGTTCATTTCCGTGCAAAATGATCGTACTTGAAAAGGGGCATCAGTTGATCTCCACAGAGCTGGGCTTCATTATCAAAAAAAATCTTTAA
- a CDS encoding GH3 auxin-responsive promoter family protein gives MAIIGNLISRSLRIRKQFTFKLGTPRQYQLQVLRRLLEKAKDTEFGRHYNFQELLDSPNFLGQYREKVPVHNYTKMHGEWWYRCQEGEPNVSWPEKIKYFALSSGTSESASKHIPVTKAMLRNVKKVGVKQLYSMVNFNIPSKSFTKGILMLGGTTSLFEKGDYYEGDMSGIQAKNIPRWFRRFYKPGGSISRKPNWEQRIKLIVRKAREWDVGTICGVPAWVQIVLEEIIKYHGVKNIHEIWPNLAVYIHGGVSFEPYRDSFQKLLGKPINFIETYMASEGSFGFQARPGTRGIKLVLNAGIFYEFIPFNEDNFDAEGEVKPNPKSYMINEVVEDVEYAVMLSTCAGAWRYLIGDVVKFTSVKEHEIVIVGRTKQFLSLAGEHMSIDNMNKAIDNVQKKLGITIREFTVAGFSYANLFAHRWYIGTDDANVDTAKVREIIDQTLAEVNDDYAVERTSALKEVFVEILPNEVFIDYLRCKGKEGAMNKFPRVMKGEKLKDWEKFLAGKTVKN, from the coding sequence ATGGCCATCATAGGTAATCTGATTTCCAGGTCACTACGTATCAGGAAGCAATTCACGTTTAAGTTAGGAACACCTCGCCAATATCAGTTGCAGGTGCTGCGTCGTTTGCTGGAAAAGGCCAAGGATACTGAGTTTGGCCGTCACTACAATTTTCAGGAGCTGTTGGATAGTCCCAACTTTTTGGGACAGTACCGCGAAAAGGTACCTGTACACAACTATACTAAAATGCATGGGGAATGGTGGTACCGCTGCCAGGAAGGGGAGCCAAACGTGAGCTGGCCGGAGAAGATCAAGTATTTTGCCCTGAGTTCCGGCACGTCAGAATCTGCCAGTAAACATATTCCTGTTACCAAGGCAATGCTTAGAAATGTGAAGAAGGTAGGTGTGAAGCAGCTGTACTCCATGGTTAACTTCAATATCCCCTCGAAATCCTTTACCAAAGGGATTCTTATGCTGGGGGGAACCACTTCCTTATTTGAGAAAGGCGACTATTACGAAGGTGATATGAGCGGCATCCAGGCCAAAAATATCCCCAGATGGTTTCGCCGTTTTTATAAACCGGGTGGTAGTATCTCCCGCAAACCCAATTGGGAACAGCGTATCAAGCTGATTGTACGCAAAGCCCGTGAATGGGATGTGGGTACTATTTGTGGCGTACCTGCCTGGGTACAGATTGTATTGGAAGAGATCATTAAATACCACGGGGTAAAAAACATTCACGAAATATGGCCTAACCTGGCTGTATATATTCATGGAGGCGTGTCCTTTGAGCCTTACCGCGACAGCTTTCAGAAGCTGCTCGGGAAGCCGATTAACTTCATTGAAACCTACATGGCTTCCGAAGGTTCGTTTGGTTTCCAGGCACGTCCGGGAACAAGAGGGATCAAGCTGGTGCTGAATGCAGGGATCTTCTATGAATTTATTCCTTTTAATGAAGACAATTTTGATGCAGAGGGAGAAGTAAAACCGAATCCCAAATCTTACATGATCAACGAGGTGGTGGAAGATGTGGAATATGCTGTGATGCTGTCTACCTGTGCAGGCGCCTGGCGTTACCTGATTGGTGATGTGGTGAAGTTTACTTCCGTAAAGGAACATGAAATTGTGATTGTAGGTCGTACCAAACAGTTCCTCAGCCTCGCCGGGGAACATATGAGCATTGACAACATGAACAAAGCGATTGACAATGTGCAGAAGAAGCTGGGCATTACCATCCGGGAGTTTACGGTAGCCGGTTTCTCTTATGCCAACCTGTTTGCCCATCGCTGGTACATTGGTACAGATGATGCAAATGTGGATACAGCAAAGGTGCGTGAAATCATAGACCAGACGCTGGCAGAAGTGAATGATGACTATGCAGTGGAAAGAACTTCTGCATTAAAAGAAGTTTTTGTAGAGATATTACCGAATGAGGTATTCATTGATTATCTGCGTTGTAAGGGCAAAGAAGGCGCTATGAACAAATTTCCGCGGGTGATGAAAGGGGAGAAGTTAAAGGACTGGGAAAAATTTCTGGCAGGAAAAACCGTTAAGAACTAG